The window GAGTGCCCCGCAAGCACGACAGGAATCAAGCCCTCGAAGTCGGGTGGAGCTCACACCTCTGATGTGGGTGACACTCTGTCCTCTGCGGTCTGACTGAAACACTCCCAGGTGAGAGCATCTCTCTCTGTCGCTACAGGCGCTGCAGGTATGGTATCGTATATGTGGAGTTTTTGGAATCCATGTGCTGTGAGTAGTCTGTTAGCATCCGCTCAGGTTTCCCCAGCATACCTCCATCAGAGCAGGTATGTTGGGGTGTGGTTAGATCCTGGAAAGTACTGAGCAATGAGGCTTTTAATGAGCGCTTGCGTCAAAACCTGTGTTGCTCACTTTTACTTATAGGTTGTGCTCAGTGTAGCCAGGCTTCTTTACGACGCACATTAGTCTAACCGGAGTCCAGGGTGTGGCGGACCCGTCGTTGTATATCACTctgacaacacacacccacacaagaGACCCACACAGAGGACAGCCATGAATGTTAAAGGCTCGCTCTGGAATGATTCGTGATGACTGAAGTGACGGGTGGCGTCCTGTTGGAGTGGAAAGTGGCCCAGCCTGATGGGGTGGGGCAGAGATTAGCACTAATGTGACACACTTACAAAAACACCAGCGCAGTTGAAGAATGCTCTCTGTGCACTAACAAGCAACAGGAAGTTCTTTGTTATGTTACGATGCATTCAAGTAATGACATCCTGAGGGAGGACTAttgtcaacacacacatacacacacactcactggggAAATATCATGGGCTCTTGCTGTCTTTAAAGGAGAAGGTcttaaaaggttttatttcctctgtaGGGGCTGTGTTTGAATGATGATTTGGGAATGATTACACAGGATTAACGAGGTGTAAACACAGTAAATCTACACACAGTGACTATTAAATGTGCTGCAATCCTCATCAGCCAGGCAAAAGTCAGCATCCGGCCCAGCAAAAGGGTGAGTTTATCGGTGTTGGCGGGGTGGCTACAACTGGCACTGGCAGATATGTTTGCAGGGGGTTGTGCGTCTCTGAACCACAAGCACCGTGTAACACCTTCACggccctcctgtcctcctgctgtcatcGCCTGAACACCCATTCATCAAATGTTCTGCCCTGTTTGTTGAACTCTGCGTGCTGGAGCAGTTAATCCAGGcctctttgtgtctctgcacCTGGAAGCCTCTGAAGAAACTTGTGGAAATGATGAACGCAGCTCTCAGGAGCGGCCAGGACCCAGACCTCATGGGCTTAGACTCCACAACACGTCAGGAGGTGATatgtcacacatgcacacacaccagacgATCTATCATTTtcagtgggaggaaaccagaatGTAAAGAAAGAGTACGTGAAGGCATGGAGAGAATGCGGAAACTCTCACATGTAAACAGTTACAatagaacccagaaccttctggttATGAGGCGGCTGTGCTCAACACTGCattgctgctcctccacatgaGTTCATGAgttcagcagcaacagttgacCTCCATGCAGTTTAGATACAGCCTAGGGTATGAGCAGCGTGTGCATACTGCTCTCTCTTCTATTTCCTTTCtgttgaaatgatttttttcttgcattttttcttccaatccatccatccatccatccatccatccatccatccatccatccatccatccatccatcatacatACATTTATGATGTAAAATGTGTACTtgtgactcatccagggatgTAATCGACCACCGCTCCCacactagagggcgctgtttCTCCTGGGTCTGCCCCAAAGGCGTACGTGATGACGTCACTTGATGATACACTTTCATTACCTGCACTAAACTTTTAAAATTacacggacggacggacggacggacggacggacggacagacagacagacagacagacagatagatagctTTGTCTGTGATATAAATCTCTCTAAGCCCTGTGATCATTTGCCAGCAGGCCTGTGGATCTTACAGGGCTCATTAATGAGCACCAGGGGCAGTTGTGTGGGACAGGGACGCCACCAGATTGGGACTAGGATTGGATCCTCTGGCTGTGTCAGTGCGCAGAGCCTCAAATCCCTACTGACTGGATGTCTGGTGGAAAGGGTGCAGACAGCCGACACTAAtccagtctctctctgtcttctctctctcacccacccacccaccacacacacacacacacacacacacacactcacatccatCCTGAGTGAATTCATCCTGTGATGTTGGGGGTGGATGTGCACAGCTGCGTGATGTCAGCGCTTTTACTTGCAGTAGATAATCAACGTTATCATTTATCTGCCGtctttttaaatctaaacaACCAAACCAGTGGTCTGACTGTAACAGCGCAACgcaacacacacctgtcctgcACACCTGTGTTTCATTACAACTATGGACAAATATGGTTCATGATCTTCCCGTGTGTCGTAGTTTTGGGCAAAATAAAGCGACTCGTTCCGTGAGTGCGAACTTGGAAGCGCAGTTAATGCGCTGCCATCTTTTCTCTAATTCTGGGAGTCTAAACGTGCGCAAACCTTTCATGCACATTTGCCAGAGGAGTCTCAGAGGATGCGCCCGGACAGTCAGGGTGCTACTCTGGTAACCTCTCACCTACATCATCATCCCTGCGCACGGcacggcgcggcgcggcgcggcgcggctcAGGTCTCTGCCGCTCCGTCCAGCTGTCACCGCCCGCATTGGCTCACGGAGCAGCAGCACGTAGGCGCGTATCTGACCGACCaacccccctctcctcccccgcTGCACTGAGGAGCCGGTTATCGGCGGGACAGCAGACGCGCACTGACGGCCCGCTGCTTGAGCGGCTCCTACGAGACGGGACAGGCCAGAGGAGCGAGTAAGTGCGGCTATAACGACCTCGTGTTCCGTCTGACGGCTGGGATTTTGAGTTGCAGCGAACGcaggaaaatgttttctttcagctgggagctgtggggggactggaggaggagggggcccCTGCATGTCTCAAGCTGCGTTGCCGGGTGGAGATCGCAGCTGTAGTCGAAGGATGATGAActaccctttttttttttatcaatgtTTAGGCATAAATGCCCGTGAAGACTTAGTCAGCAGAATTTGTGAGAtcaatggggttttttttaaagctccgCCGTCGTGTGTAACTTTACATGGCGTCAGCAGCCTCCATACGCTGCCTGTCTGGGGCTTTCAAAACGCCATTTAACTCTCCAAACCTCTCGTTTAGTCAGCTGAATTGCCTTTAAAATGAGAGAAAGCGCAAGAAGGAAATGGCGTTGGTCACTTTCAGTCGCATTTCTGCACATTTCGGGGACACGTTGGTGCTGCATTCGGTGGGATTTGCGGTACTGTTGggggtttgggtttgttttggtgTCTGTTTTAGCGGATTTGCAGCCGTTGGGCCTACTTCTCCGTCCAGCTCAGTCCCTCCCGGTGAAACTCGTGTCCGAACACGTTGTCAGAGAGGGGGTGTGTGTCTGGAAAGCGGATTCCAACCAATCGGCGTCGGCCCTCCGCCTCCACGACGGACACGGCGCCACTTGTTTACTACCGACGCTGCTCGCTGATTGGTCGGTCCTGTTGCGTTCAATAGTTCGGACAATAGTCGGATAATACACTTTCCGATGAAATCATCGTCATTGTAACATACTTGgttaaaaatgaaactaaatTATTATTTACTTATATTCTACATCTAAGTGGCTTTGTTTTAGTAACAATTAAAGATCTGATCTATTAATAATTTGTAACAtaagtttaataaatcttcacATAGTCTATACAACCCTAGAATAGCTCCATAATGCTAAAGATGCTAATCTATTTATAAAAGATGAGGTGCTCTTAAAgtgtaaattgtgttttttgagCAACGGATGGCAAGAATATTTAGTGACGTCATTCGTTTAGGAAAAGCCTTCCCAGGAGGTGGGGGTAAGAAAACAGGTTGTTTCGAATTCCCCAGCTAATATTggttttatttatgcatttgttTACAGTAGTTTGAGTTTCGTTCTTCTTGGATTATCAGAATTGAAACGGCCATAATATTGAAACACCGGATTTTTTGGGGCAAGAGGAATGTAAATTTTCCATTATTCCCGTGTGCTTTGAATGCAACATTGCCCCCATTTTACCACTATGGGCTGCGAGGCTgctgtgtgtaaacacacacacacacaaacacacacacacacacacgtcagatTACGGCTTCAGGCAGGTTTACTTGCAGAGGAGATAAAAATGTAAAGCAAAAAAAGTCCTATGAAAAGTcattcagctgcagcagtgtgttgtttttcttccaatattcctttaatcattttcattacTTGTAATAATCACTCAGGGTGCTGTGTTTTTGCTCTGAGGTGCCTAAAGAGATGGAACATGGGTGCATGAGCCAGCTCTGAGCAGTCTGGAAAATTGTCCTCCCTTCAGCACAGTTCAGCACGATTATTCAGCACAGAAAGTAAAATATTGATCGCTTCTTGGCACACCCTCCCGAACCCTCGTCTGTTCAAAATATCAGCCTTATAAACGCTCCGATTTGGGACGAATGCCCTTCTATAAAAGTGATCAGTACGTATATGGAAAGTAATTAACTTTTGGAGGTTAGAGTTTCATTTGACCCGTAAGATctgggaaacaaaacaaaaatttaCGCCTGAAATGGCTTCATTCATTGGTGACAACACAGTAGATGCCTCCACTACCGGCCACTTTGGAAACCCTCAAAGTTCCCTGAAAGGTTCCCTGCATGGTTCCCCATGATGGTGCTGAATTGCTGACATTGACCCCACCCTTGCTGTCTCATCTCCAGGGTGTCCCCTCACATCATGGCAGCTATACAACCTGGACGTAGGGCTGGACCAGGGTGCAGCGATTTGCCTGTCCACCCACTGGGCCCAGAGGCTTgcgtctccatgacaacagttgGCCCCGACAGGCAGCAGACTCAGGTGAGTGTGGTGACAGCAAAAAGTTCCTGTTCAGCAGGCCTTCGTCTTTCATTGGACGTGACTTCTTCAGCTGCTCAGATTGATTAGGACGTCTGTCCCCACTGGTAAAAACAATAAATTGTCCCATCAGAAATGGGCGACTACATCTTTTTCACTCAGTCAAACCACAGGCAAGACACTGCAAGAAGtatcctgtcctgtcctgtttcctgtcctgtttcTTGTCCTGTAAAGGGTTATGGTAGGACACAGCTCattgtttcctgtcttttgtgtgcaggtgtttgGACAGACCACAGTCCAGGCCCAGAAAGTGTTTGTGGGCCCGTCAGAGCGAGGCTGGAGCAGCGCTGCTGCTAGCAGGGAGCCTCCATACAGGTAAAGAACAGGACCCTTACCCACAGTTGCCTTGATGTTTCCCTCCATTCTGAAGGACACTTGTTTGTGTTACGTCCAGTTTTCGCAGCCCAGAATCAGTGGAGATGGATGAGATCATGGCAGCCATGGTGCTGACCAGTCTGTCTTGCAGTCCTGTTGTCCAGAGCCCTCCACAAGCTGATCCTGGACCAGGTCTGCCTCACCTTCATTTCTGGGTCATTTACACAGAACAAAGTGAATCATTTTGTCCTGTAACTTCTTCCTGTTCCTTAGATTAGCAGTCATTATTAAAGCGATGCTTTTGTGCTGGATATTTTGAGCAACGCTTCAATGCATTAGCAGGAGGAAAACAGCAATGCAAAGATCACGCTGTGCATTCCTGGACTCCTAAACAAAACCTGCAAACCTTGAGTGGAGCCCAGGACGCATTCACAATGTTAAAACAGTTCAGCTTTTATTCGTCTCTTCATCCACCCCTCAACACAGCTAACAGTAGCCGCTATTAGCTTTTGGTAGCATTAAACCATGGGTGGCTTCAGCATCTAAAAAGGAAGATTGTGTTTAAACACAACCATAGATAAATAAAATTATGTTTTAAAACTTGGAACCTTGTAAAACTTGTAATGGAAATAATGAAATGTAATATTAATAAAAGTAGTGGCTGGAATAATTGTAGAAATAGCTTCACTACAAGCTAAATATAACTATAAATGTTCATTACAATTAAGAGCACTGTGAAAAGAGCTGAATAAATAGCCTCAGCCCAGTAAATAGAGTCCCTGATCTCCCACACAAGTCTTGAGTCTCAGTGTTTTCCCCAGCTGGCTCCTCTTCGCCGGCCGACATGGAGTGTGGCGGCGGCGAGCTGTCtgacagcggcagcagcggctacTGGAGTTGGGACCACGGCAACGTGAGCCCGGCTCCCTCGCCATCTGTCACCGAGGTGGACAGCAGTCCCGACGAAGGCCTGCATATGGAGCTGGAGCAAGGAGACGAGCGTACTGCCAAAAAGCCAAAAGTAGGCCAACAAGTCCTGCGTTGTGTTTCACTCCGGGCCCAGCTGACTCCTGCTTCACCCGCACCACCTTCTGTCCCCCCAGAGCTCGTTCAGAGGGGTGTACAAGTGTCTGTGGCCCAGCTGTGGGAAGGTGCTGACCTCTTCAGTCGGAATAAAGCGGCACATCCGCGTTCTCCATCTGGGGTGAGTTGGAACCGCTCACGCTCCCTTTTTGGATTTTTGTcttaggacttccacaattgATGTGGAAGAAGTCCAAAAGCAGCATCAAATCACAGTCTGTTCATGGCTTTTTAGTGAAAAGATGCGATATAGCACACACTGGTGCCTCCAGTAGAGGCTTTTCTGATGGTATTTGCAGCAAGTCCTCCACCGTGAGAACTCAGGCGGTTCCAACACCTTTAATGGCACTTCCTCTTTCCTAAGACTAAAGGTTTGATTAAATGCTTAACACCAGGCTGAAGTGAGCTTCTGTAGATGCACGGATGCTGTGAAAGCTGTGTGTGGATCATCTGGCGTGTAAAGCACCAGGAGTGTGAAGCACTGTAGCCCTCTGGGAGATTTTAGAGCTGGAAAAAGGACATAAAAATAtcaagatggaggaaaaagacacatttgGGAGTTGATGATTCGAGAAGGCTGCATCCGTTGATGAGTCCTTGTTTCCCCCACCGTGGCAGCAGCGGGTGGGACCAgtctcagagggaggaggacttCTACTACACTAAGATCTCCGGCGAGGCGGTGGACACCAGCTCGGTGCagactcctcctgctcctcctgctcctgctcctcctcagccggCTCAGGGCCAGGTCTCGCCGTCCCGCCTCGGCTTGACCTCCTGCGgctctcttccagctcctgGGCTCCACATCCCTCCCGCTCACAGGCCCAGGTCCAACTCCAGCTCGGGCCTCTGCCTGAGCCGGCCAAGCCCACTCAGCCAGTCGGCCCCCAGCAGCTTCTGGCAGATCCACTCGGAGCATCTCTATCAGGtaaacagcaggaggagaaaactCCATCTGAATATAGTTTCTGAGTGCTGAGAGGAAACGCCGTTGCTTGTTGTGCTTGAATTATTGAAGGTCAGACTAGATTTTAGTGGCTCGCCTGTGTGGGTGTTACCGAGACGGGCGCAGGCCTCCGGATAACAGTCATTTCTCCTCCGTTGTTACGCCGGGGACCATTTTGTTGTGCTGAGAGGAGCAAATTTGAAATTTCAAGCCACAAGAAAGATGATTAAACACAGGCGGAGGTGAGCCGGCGAGCGCCGGGTTTGTTTATGcgtcacagagcagcacattttACCAGTGACCACCCCCCCGACACTGGGAGGGTCATTTGAACACCCAGCATTCACAGCCAGGCGGTCTGACAGGGGCTGTGTGGCGGAAGGCCCCagcggggacaggaagtgagaagaAGGCGGCACCAGTACATTGACTTCACCTGCGCTCATCTCTCTGTTAGCCCTCTCTTGCCGGCTCTCCTTCCAGATCCCCACCCCAGGTTCATGATTTAACCACATGTGCGGTTTCACCTTTGCTCTCTCCTGGGATTTACTGATAGCACTGGGATTTGGATTGTTCAGGTCCAACCCAAGTGAATGGTGATGGTTCGAATTAGCTGCTTTTATAGCATCAGCTGTAAAAACAGGGTGAGGTTTGTTTGAGTGCTGCACAGGGCTGATCGCTGGTCTTGTCTCTGCTCGTTTCAGGCCTGCAATCCCGTCCAGGTATCTGTAGCAACCAGAGGCCCCAGTTGCCAAAGTTGGACCCTGTCCACCTCCGTCTCTGGTCCCGCTAACACCGCGGTGGGTTCTACTTCCATAGCACAGGTTTAACCATCAGGGGGCGCCCACAAAAGCATTTGTTGGACTTTTCCTGCTCAAGGGCTCCGATTGTTACTGGGAATGGTAGAGGGGAATCTTGGAAGTGTGTGAATTGTGATTCACCTGTAGATGCCTTCATTATTGAAAGCCTCAGCTGCATGGATGGAAGCCTGATGGTACCGAATGCTCATTTGATACCCTTCTGTCTTCAGGTGGCGAAACCCCGGTGCCGGTCCGTCAGTGTTGGTGAACAGTGGCTTCAACAGAACCGGCTCCAGCCGATGAGTGTGTCGCCCTCCCGCACCCATTGCTCCTTCAGGTGAGACGTCGGCCGCCTCTGGCCTTGGTGTTCAGTGGGCTTTtctcacccctcctctctcgtctccacGCTGTTCGGTGGACAGGAAGGGCCGTGGCGAGGCCAAGAAATGCCGTAAAGTCTATGGCGTGGAGCGCAAGGACCAGTGGTGCACCGCCTGCCGCTGGAAGAAAGCCTGCCAGCGCTTCCCTGACTAAAGCGAGCGGGCGCCAGACCAAACCgcggatggatgaatgagtgtAAAAGACTTTTATCACGGAGAGGATAGAAATCAGGGCGCGGGAGCCATACACAGCcgttgtttttcctgtgtgttttgttttattcaaacctgttttttccctttgctAAAGCAACGCCAACGGACTTTTCTGTATCTTTGTAATTTGatcctgaagcctgaagccgcCGTGGTGCTCAGTGTGGGCCGACGTTGACCATGTGACGTGGTAAACCTACAATACTCTCTGTTCCAAAGCTGATCGTGCTGCCCTGTTGCGCCACTATAGTAGCCTGACTGTCCTCTCTATtccaggtcccccccccccagtggtgATACAGTGGTTGATGATGTACATTATATTGTGTGCGTTGAGTTGTGTACAAGTATTTtataccattttttttaatcgtcTCTTTCTGCCCACGTACTTTGGGGCATGTCGTTATTTTtcaattttcatgttttttggCACTTTGTCGGAAACTGAACTCACAAAAATAAGCTAGACTCGGTGAACTCAGCCAAGTTCCGATGTCCTCCCTGTCCCCGTGTCAACGTGCAGCCAGTGTTAATGGTTCGAACCGTCAAGGGCGGAGTCACGAGCGTGGGATTAGAATTAGAGGAGTGAGATTGTAAGAGCAATAATATTGGGAAAAAGTCTTAAATTTACTGtcaaacacaaattaaaaagcACTTCAATCTGAATGTCTTGTTAATTTTAGTTGTTTTGACTGAAACTGCACTGTCTTCCGTGGTCCGATTAAGTCGATCACACTTTCTAATCTGATTACACCGCGTGAACAGATTTCAAATTgcgtttcattttctccttctttgGCATGACAGTCCACAAGGGAAATAATAAACTactttattgtttttgctcGATACACGGTTTGCATGAAGACTCAAGAACAATGGAGTCATGGCAGAAATGTGGCTCCACGTGTACACTGACCccataaatgtctttttttttttttttttacttatttgAATGGACACTCTCACTATAGGCACTCACATACCCCCTCGCCACGCACACAGCTTTACACTTTACAGGCGGTGCAGAAGGCTAAATGTCAAACGTGATGGCACAACATCCGTTTTTAGCTAACCAAGCAGAAACATCTGGCTCTGGTCCTGGTATCACTCTCCAGCTGACGTGCAGAGTGTCTCTTCTGGCTGCTCTAATGTGCAACATTAAAGACAGAGCCATTGAGACACCTCCTGCTTGACGCTTCGACGAAGCACATTTATTTCCTACTGGTATgtgaaaattattttaaattcaatAAATTCTTCTAAATTATTGTAATTGATTGTTAGtaacaatgcaaataaatacaCGGAGCATCGGGAAACCTTTGGTAGAAACCTACTTTCAgcctttagaaaaaaaatataacGATTAGAaaattttaaacaatgaaatattATAAAAAGGGAAACTTAAGGTGTTATAAGGCTGATGAAAACgaatattaaaaacaactaataattaattattaatagcTTTCATATTCCACACAAAGGGGGTTCCATAGTCTCTAAGAAttgatttttgtgtttctgtaggAATCGCACCTCAGTGAAGTTAGCTGTTCCTTatgtggccactagagggcactaGTGCCACACTAACCGGAGGTCCTGTAAGCCTCAACACGACCTCGGTTTATATAGTCAAAATTTGATCTGATTAATGAGGAAAAGCACTTTTTTGTATGCAGAAGATGATTAAGACGGATGAAATTTTTACATCTCTACATCGGGAAAAATTGAACTGAATTTTGTATCTATTTCCACGGATAAATCAAGTCAGATTGTGCCCGAGTAATTATCCAGCTTTCTAAGGAATTTTCTACACTTCTCCCACCCCAGACGTGTTTTTAAAGCGAGGGGAGCTCTTCCGAAACACACAACATACTGTGAGatggacaacagcagcagatctaTCCAGGCCTTCAGTAACACCTTACATTAACTCTAGTTGTTCACATTCAGGCCGTTTTTTTACaccaacacaccaaaaaaaaccaaaaaaaacaaaaaaaaatatcaattgCACTTCTCtaatgcttttatttcacaGAACGGCATGTAAATGTGCTTAATAAGAAGAACATCACGGTCAAAACATTCCTTGTTACTCAGGGACACAGAGAGAGTGAGATGGCGAGAGTCTGATGAGGTCGGAGTGGCGTGACTTGTGAACCGTGACCGCAGGAGGCCCTTGTGGTCACCTCACAGTTAGTTTTGCATCCAAAGTCGAGTCATGGGGACGTTAAATCTGCCGCTGCGGCTGCTCCTCATGCCCAGGTACTGCCTCAGTAGCTGGTTCACCCGTTTCTGACTGTTCCATTTGCGGGCGGATTTGCGCACCCCTATGAACCCCCCATAACGCTTTTGTAATGGCCTCATGGGAGAGCCAATCAGCTTCCTGTAACCATGGCGCCCCCTCTGGAAACCACCAAAGCGTTTGGACAGTGCAAGGGCCTCCGGGATCTCATCCTGATCCCTTGTTATGGGGCTGTTGACCTCcacattcctctcctccctcggTTGCCTCTCTTCGTGGCGACCCTGcgttccctccccctcctcagaagATCCCAGCAGTGCTGAGTCATACTGGACGCTGCGCTGCTCAAAGGCCGCCTCATCCTGATCCCCATCCTGGAAGCTCTCAGCCGCTGCAGACTCAAGCAGTTCGAATGAGGTCAGCCCCAGCTCCTCTCCTGTTCTGGAGGACGCGACCCCTCCCACAGGCGGGGTGGGATCCCGTGGCACTTTCATGACGTGTTGGCACACCTCCCATGTGAGTGAGCCAGAGACGCGACCCTCACACTCCAGCAAACACACCTGGAAAGAGGGTAAAAACAGATTACCACAGCCCCCCAGCACTGGATACGCCCACCAAGATGAGTGACTTCCTTGTGGACTGTTGGGCACCACGGTTCTGACTGGT of the Takifugu flavidus isolate HTHZ2018 chromosome 19, ASM371156v2, whole genome shotgun sequence genome contains:
- the znf395b gene encoding zinc finger protein 395b, yielding MAAIQPGRRAGPGCSDLPVHPLGPEACVSMTTVGPDRQQTQVFGQTTVQAQKVFVGPSERGWSSAAASREPPYSFRSPESVEMDEIMAAMVLTSLSCSPVVQSPPQADPGPAGSSSPADMECGGGELSDSGSSGYWSWDHGNVSPAPSPSVTEVDSSPDEGLHMELEQGDERTAKKPKSSFRGVYKCLWPSCGKVLTSSVGIKRHIRVLHLGSGWDQSQREEDFYYTKISGEAVDTSSVQTPPAPPAPAPPQPAQGQVSPSRLGLTSCGSLPAPGLHIPPAHRPRSNSSSGLCLSRPSPLSQSAPSSFWQIHSEHLYQACNPVQVSVATRGPSCQSWTLSTSVSGPANTAVAKPRCRSVSVGEQWLQQNRLQPMSVSPSRTHCSFRKGRGEAKKCRKVYGVERKDQWCTACRWKKACQRFPD
- the pnocb gene encoding prepronociceptin b, which produces MKIPLWYLVVLLACLFTPGRSDCQGECVACGLLMQQQLQQAFNTMVCLLECEGRVSGSLTWEVCQHVMKVPRDPTPPVGGVASSRTGEELGLTSFELLESAAAESFQDGDQDEAAFEQRSVQYDSALLGSSEEGEGTQGRHEERQPREERNVEVNSPITRDQDEIPEALALSKRFGGFQRGRHGYRKLIGSPMRPLQKRYGGFIGVRKSARKWNSQKRVNQLLRQYLGMRSSRSGRFNVPMTRLWMQN